The Glycine soja cultivar W05 chromosome 8, ASM419377v2, whole genome shotgun sequence genome has a window encoding:
- the LOC114423235 gene encoding uncharacterized protein LOC114423235 produces the protein MEHFNKAKAVKLRSHLGKYLIADEDKLRQSKRGSTRKAIWEIELINGKNHHVRLKSSNGRYLTATDAPFLLGMTGNKVVLANFDKGTDWKFEWEPITEGFHVKLRSWCGKYLRGNGGTVPWRNSVTHDDPASSVTHTWILWASEPVQEFPEKMVSFAESDFSSLDSEDELLASEEESSRSHKSMLKTTSSNTSGATSIRSGMELFHRAKAVRLRSHHDKYLLADEDEESVTQDRNGSSRNAKWTVELIPEFDNIIRLKSCYGKYLTASNQPLLLGVTGRKVVQSLPRRLDSSVEWEPVRDGAQVKLKTRYGNFLRANGGVPPWRNSVTHDIPHRTATQDWILWDVDVLEIHVVSPAPPPIPHSDSLDFESNTPSAVNIKSTTFSRQESTDSNVGSPPKKMEGRTIYYHVAEDNGDVDDENVQGYSLNFKGNGVEQLARKFEEETGLEGVIVCTRSPLNGKLYPLRLQLPPNNVTMQVVLVLPSSKVAREFEEQGIL, from the exons ATGGAACATTTCAACAAAGCCAAAGCCGTGAAGCTCCGCAGCCACCTCGGCAAGTACCTCATCGCCGACGAGGACAAACTCCGTCAAAGCAAACGAGGCTCAACAAGAAAGGCAATATGGGAAATTGAACTAATAAACGGAAAGAACCACCACGTGCGGCTGAAAAGCTCCAACGGCCGTTACCTAACGGCGACGGACGCGCCGTTTCTCTTAGGCATGACGGGGAACAAGGTGGTGCTAGCGAATTTCGACAAGGGCACGGATTGGAAGTTCGAGTGGGAACCCATAACGGAGGGGTTCCACGTGAAGCTGAGAAGCTGGTGCGGGAAGTACCTCAGAGGTAACGGCGGCACGGTGCCATGGAGAAACTCCGTTACGCACGATGACCCTGCTAGCTCCGTTACTCACACTTGGATCTTGTGGGCTTCGGAACCCGTGCAAGAGTTTCCTGAGAAAATGGTTTCTTTCGCCGAGAGCGACTTTTCGTCGTTGGATTCGGAGGATGAGCTTCTGGCCTCGGAGGAAGAGTCTTCGAGAAGTCACAAGTCCATGCTCAAG ACAACAAGTTCCAACACCTCCGGCGCCACCTCGATCCGTTCCGGCATGGAGCTCTTCCACCGCGCGAAGGCGGTGCGCCTCCGCAGCCACCACGACAAGTACCTCCTGGCCGACGAGGACGAGGAGTCCGTCACGCAAGACCGCAACGGATCCTCCCGCAACGCCAAGTGGACGGTGGAGCTCATCCCGGAGTTCGACAACATCATCAGACTCAAGAGCTGTTACGGAAAATACTTGACGGCGTCCAACCAGCCGTTACTGCTCGGCGTGACGGGGCGCAAGGTGGTGCAGAGCTTGCCGCGGCGGCTCGACTCCTCCGTGGAGTGGGAGCCCGTGCGCGACGGCGCGCAGGTCAAGCTCAAGACCCGTTACGGGAACTTTCTGAGAGCGAACGGTGGGGTCCCACCTTGGAGGAACTCCGTGACGCACGATATCCCGCATAGGACCGCCACACAGGATTGGATCCTGTGGGATGTGGATGTTCTCGAGATTCATGTGGTGTCCCCTGCTCCGCCTCCGATTCCGCACTCCGATTCGCTTGATTTCGAATCGAATACTCCTTCTGCTGTAAACATCAAATCTACTACCTTCTCCAGACAAGAG TCGACGGATTCGAATGTGGGTTCGCCGCCAAAGAAGATGGAGGGGAGGACTATATACTACCACGTTGCAGAAGATAATGGGGATGTGGATGATGAGAATGTGCAGGGTTATTCTTTGAATTTCAAAGGGAATGGGGTTGAGCAGTTAGCTCGAAAGTTTGAGGAAGAGACTGGGCTTGAGGGAGTTATTGTGTGCACTCGAAGTCCTTTGAATGGAAAACTCTACCCTCTTCGCTTGCAGCTTCCTCCAAACAATGTCACCATGCAGGTTGTTTTGGTTCTTCCCTCATCTAAAG TGGCAAGAGAATTTGAGGAGCAAGGTATACTATGA
- the LOC114423234 gene encoding mucin-21-like isoform X2, giving the protein MVAPVVDENEWKRGRSELKDEIPLSELLDLEIRWPSEAERAQTSTSDLAAQGKSSLNLAGVDLDSFFDRRESDSEVYEQNLASGRQVGGASDKSFQANENLSLFQNVQALEAAAGSAENQSGDSFSSWETSFMSASSGSVHEMPKSVYHSKVELDMTSGFSKDSVGVKKNDDFNPSASTEDDYFQGGWRTFNSEVHGQTGKSESIMDPSGIKTAENANGSSRNLDWMQDDLWQGSDNKTTDTVPTAEDKDSFDEWNDFTGSGSTQDPSSTISNSKTTAQTGNVGYSVDFNDTKTSQDANSSSNKDFDWMQDQWQDNNNKTTNAISGNEAADAFDAWNNFTGSANTQHSSFGLSNSEITGQAGKFEFSQDHNDTKTAESATGSSSNFDWMQDNQWQGSDDKATGIVTTNEASDEFDAWNDFTGSAISQNPSSGVSDSAITAQTRKSEVTADLNDMKTEEGTNASSCRSFDRMQDDQWQVSNNKTTVTRTTNDIDSFDVWNDFTSLASTQDHSSNVWKQTVNPTSAEMTSETNLLSSSNSSHDKDFSGFSQHDLFSGQFGSSLPVTSSNRVDEVDITRGNSGDVSSAGGSKDGVEMLLSQMHDLSFMLENNLSIPPK; this is encoded by the exons ATGGTGGCACCAGTAGTGGATGAAAatgaatggaagagggggaggAGTGAATTGAAAGATGAGATTCCCTTATCTGAATTGCTAGATCTGGAAATTAGATGGCCTTCTGAGGCCGAGAGAGCTCAGACAAGTACTTCGGATCTGGCCGCTCAGGGGAAGAGCTCATTGAATTTGGCTGGAGTTGATCTTGATAGTTTTTTCGACCGGAGGGAGTCTGATTCTGAAGTGTATGAACAGAACTTGGCTTCTGGAAGACAAGTTGGTGGTGCTTCAGATAAGAGTTTCCAGGCTAATGAAAATCTTAGTTTGTTTCAGAATGTCCAAGCTTTGGAAGCGGCTGCAGGGTCTGCAGAAAATCAGAGTGGTGATTCATTTTCCAGTTGGGAGACCAGCTTTATGTCTGCTAGTTCTGGTTCTGTTCATGAAATGCCCAAATCAGTTTATCATTCTAAAGTTGAATTGGATATGACATCTGGATTCTCGAAAGATTCTGTTGGTGTAAAGAAGAATGACGATTTCAATCCTTCAGCATCCACGGAAGACGATTATTTTCAGGGTGGATGGAGAACTTTCAACTCAGAGGTACATGGCCAGACTGGGAAATCAGAATCAATCATGGATCCTAGTGGTATAAAAACAGCAGAAAATGCTAATGGTTCTAGTAGAAATCTTGATTGGATGCAAGATGATCTATGGCAAGGGAGTGATAACAAGACAACTGATACTGTGCCTACTGCGGAAGATAAAGATTCATTTGATGAATGGAATGATTTTACTGGCTCAGGTAGCACACAAGATCCTTCTAGTACTATTTCCAACTCAAAGACAACTGCCCAGACTGGAAATGTTGGATATTCTGTTGATTTTAATGATACAAAAACATCACAGGATGCTAATAGCTCTTCTAACAAGGATTTTGACTGGATGCAAGATCAGTGGCAAGATAACAATAACAAGACAACAAATGCCATCAGTGGTAACGAAGCTGCTGACGCATTTGATGCATGGAACAATTTCACTGGCTCAGCCAATACACAACATTCGTCCTTTGGTTTATCCAACTCAGAGATAACTGGCCAGGCtggtaaatttgaattttcccaGGATCATAATGATACAAAAACAGCTGAAAGTGCTACCGGTTCTTCAAGTAATTTTGACTGGATGCAAGATAACCAATGGCAGGGGAGCGATGACAAGGCAACTGGTATTGTGACTACTAATGAAGCATCTGATGAATTTGATGCATGGAATGATTTTACTGGCTCAGCTATTTCACAAAATCCTTCCAGTGGTGTTTCCGATTCTGCGATTACTGCCCAGACTCGGAAGTCTGAAGTTACTGCTGATCTTAATGACATGAAAACAGAAGAGGGTACCAATGCTTCTTCTTGCAGAAGTTTTGATCGGATGCAAGATGACCAATGGCAAGTTAGCAATAATAAAACAACTGTTACCAGGACTACTAATGATATTGATTCATTTGATGTTTGGAATGACTTTACTAGCTTGGCCAGTACACAAGATCATTCCAGCAATGTTTGGAAACAAACAGTAAACCCGACTTCAGCAGAAATGACCTCTGAAACGAATTTACTCAGTTCGTCAAACAGCTCACATGATAAAgattttagtggattttcacAGCATGATCTATTTTCAGGACAGTTTGGTAGTTCACTTCCAGTTACTTCTTCCAACAG GGTGGATGAAGTGGATATCACTAGAGGAAACTCTGGAGATGTTTCCAGTGCAGGTGGGTCAAAAGATGGCGTAGAGATGCTGCTGTCACAGATGCATGATCTCTCCTTTATGCTTGAGAACAATCTTTCAATTCCCCCAAAGTAA
- the LOC114424348 gene encoding pentatricopeptide repeat-containing protein At1g59720, chloroplastic/mitochondrial, which translates to MATSPPSLLLSTTTSTNNQSQHLIHLLNEPTTITMPQLKQIHAQTLRTVNSNHPNAIFLYTNILQHYSSLTQPNLTYATRVFHHFPNPNSFMWNTLIRVYARSTNTNHKHKAMELYKTMMTMEEKTAVPDNHTFPIVLKACAYTFSLCEGKQVHAHVLKHGFESDTYICNSLVHFYATCGCLDLAEKMFYKMSERNEVSWNIMIDSYAKGGIFDTALRMFGEMQRVHDPDGYTMQSVISACAGLGALSLGLWVHAYILKKCDKNMVDDVLVNTCLVDMYCKSGELEIAKQVFESMAFRDLNAWNSMILGLAMHGEAKAALDYYVRMVKVEKIVPNSITFVGVLSACNHRGMVDEGIVHFDMMTKEYNVEPRLEHYGCLVDLFARAGRINEALNLVSEMSIKPDAVIWRSLLDACCKQYASVELSEEMAKQVFESEGSVCSSGVYVLLSKVYASACRWNDVGLLRKLMSEKGVTKEPGCSIIEIDGVVHEFFAGDTTHPKSENIYKVVNEIEEKLESIGYLPDYSGAPMVDEVNDGKLNTLRLHSERLAIAFGILNSKPDVPIRVFKNLRVCNDCHRVTKLISRIYNVEIIVRDRARFHHFKDGTCSCMDYW; encoded by the coding sequence ATGGCCACAAGCCCACCTTCTCTGCTTTTATCCACAACCACCAGCACCAACAACCAAAGCCAACACCTTATCCACTTGCTGAACGAACCCACCACTATCACTATGCCTCAGCTCAAGCAAATTCACGCTCAAACGCTTCGCACAGTTAACAGCAACCACCCAAATGCTATCTTTCTCTACACCAATATTCTTCAACACTACTCCTCTCTGACTCAGCCCAATCTCACCTACGCCACTCGCGTGTTTCACCACTTTCCCAACCCAAATTCCTTCATGTGGAACACTCTCATAAGAGTCTACGCAAGAAGCACCAACACCAACCACAAACACAAGGCCATGGAGCTCTACAAAACAATGATGACAATGGAAGAAAAAACCGCAGTTCCCGATAACCACACGTTCCCTATTGTTCTAAAGGCTTGTGCTTACACTTTTTCTCTCTGTGAAGGAAAACAGGTGCATGCCCACGTTTTGAAACATGGGTTTGAGTCGGATACATACATCTGTAACAGTTTGGTTCATTTTTATGCGACGTGTGGGTGCCTAGACTTGGCAGAGAAAATGTTTTATAAGATGAGTGAGAGAAATGAGGTTTCGTGGAATATCATGATTGATTCTTATGCTAAAGGTGGAATCTTTGACACTGCCTTGAGAATGTTTGGTGAGATGCAGAGGGTGCATGACCCTGATGGGTATACAATGCAGAGTGTTATTAGTGCTTGTGCTGGTTTGGGTGCTTTGTCTTTGGGTTTGTGGGTTCAtgcttatattttgaaaaagtgTGACAAGAATATGGTTGATGATGTTTTGGTCAATACTTGTTTGGTGGATATGTATTGCAAAAGTGGGGAGTTGGAAATTGCAAAGCAAGTCTTCGAAAGCATGGCTTTTAGAGATCTGAATGCATGGAATTCAATGATATTGGGTTTAGCAATGCATGGTGAGGCTAAAGCTGCATTGGACTATTATGTCAGAATGGTGAAGGTAGAAAAAATTGTGCCTAATTCAATCACTTTTGTTGGTGTCTTGAGTGCATGTAACCATAGGGGAATGGTTGATGAGGGGATTGTGCATTTTGACATGATGACTAAGGAGTACAATGTGGAACCAAGATTGGAGCATTATGGTTGTCTTGTTGATCTTTTCGCTCGAGCCGGACGCATCAATGAGGCTCTAAACTTGGTCTCAGAAATGTCAATCAAACCAGATGCTGTAATCTGGAGGAGTCTTTTGGATGCATGTTGCAAGCAATATGCAAGTGTTGAGCTAAGTGAAGAAATGGCAAAGCAAGTCTTTGAGTCAGAGGGGAGTGTGTGTAGTAGTGGAGTTTATGTGCTTTTGTCAAAAGTGTATGCTTCTGCTTGTAGGTGGAATGATGTAGGATTGCTTAGAAAACTAATGAGTGAAAAGGGTGTGACTAAAGAGCCTGGCTGCAGTATAATAGAGATAGATGGAGTGGTTCATGAATTTTTTGCTGGTGACACCACTCATCCAAAgagtgaaaatatatataaggttGTGAATGAAATTGAGGAGAAGCTAGAATCAATAGGGTATTTACCTGACTATTCAGGGGCACCTATGGTTGATGAGGTTAATGATGGAAAACTGAATACTCTGAGGTTGCACAGTGAGAGACTGGCTATAGCTTTTGGGATCTTAAACTCAAAACCTGACGTGCCAATTAGAGTGTTTAAGAACCTTAGGGTGTGTAATGATTGCCACAGGGTAACTAAATTGATCTCCAGGATTTACAATGTGGAGATAATTGTAAGAGATCGTGCTCGATTCCATCATTTTAAAGATGGAACATGTTCTTGTATGGATTATTGGTGA
- the LOC114423238 gene encoding TMV resistance protein N-like — translation MASSSSSSNLEERHEVFLSFRGEDTRKTFTSHLHAAFKRMEINTYIDYNLERGDEISGTLLRAIEDAKLSVIVFSKNFGTSKWCLDEVKKIMECKKTRRQMVVPVFYDIEPTHVRNQTGSFASAFARHEERFMDRPNKVQKWKDALREATNLSGWDCSVDRLESEIVEEIAKDVLQKLNRVYVGDLDQEIAKYKQLATHQWRYFLRAPHAAGLFQNYQATLKHIDKLEMERHHRLLRTPPNMYTDADGSNANNDFYNMWSNIFRF, via the exons TAGTTTCAGAGGTGAGGACACAAGAAAGACTTTCACGAGCCATCTACATGCTGCTTTCAAAAGGATGGAAATTAATACCTACATAGACTACAACCTTGAGCGAGGGGATGAAATATCAGGGACTCTTCTTAGGGCCATCGAAGATGCAAAGCTCTCTGTGATTGTCTTCTCCAAAAACTTTGGAACATCCAAGTGGTGTTTGGATGAGGTCAAGAAAATAATGGAATGTAAGAAAACAAGGAGACAAATGGTAGTGCCTGTGTTTTATGACATTGAGCCTACCCATGTACGAAATCAAACGGGAAGCTTTGCAAGTGCATTTGCTAGACATGAGGAGCGATTTATGGATAGGCCAAACAAGGTGCAAAAATGGAAGGATGCTCTCCGAGAAGCAACCAATCTCTCTGGGTGGGATTGCTCCGTTGATAG ATTGGAATCTGAAATTGTCGAGGAAATTGCTAAGGATGTGCTGCAAAAATTAAACCGTGTATATGTTGGAGATTTAGATCAAGAAATTGCAAAGTATAAGCAACTTGCAACACATCAATGGAGATATTTTCTAAGGGCACCTCATGCAGCTGGTCTATTCCAAAATTATCAAGCAACTCTGAAACACATCGACAAACTCGAAATGGAGAGACATCATCGTTTGCTTCGCACACCTCCCAACATGTACACAGATGCTGATGGTTCAAATGCAAACAATGATTTTTACAATATGTGGTCTAATATATTtagattttaa
- the LOC114423234 gene encoding mucin-21-like isoform X1 has product MACEMPLDLIKHLRILLRREANLSWYDPEKEENLALPKLPSVAETIAKLDPSPNYLRCKNCNGKLIRDLQSSICVFCGTNSQNELPPEPIKFKSTIGYRWLLESLQLDGSDMVAPVVDENEWKRGRSELKDEIPLSELLDLEIRWPSEAERAQTSTSDLAAQGKSSLNLAGVDLDSFFDRRESDSEVYEQNLASGRQVGGASDKSFQANENLSLFQNVQALEAAAGSAENQSGDSFSSWETSFMSASSGSVHEMPKSVYHSKVELDMTSGFSKDSVGVKKNDDFNPSASTEDDYFQGGWRTFNSEVHGQTGKSESIMDPSGIKTAENANGSSRNLDWMQDDLWQGSDNKTTDTVPTAEDKDSFDEWNDFTGSGSTQDPSSTISNSKTTAQTGNVGYSVDFNDTKTSQDANSSSNKDFDWMQDQWQDNNNKTTNAISGNEAADAFDAWNNFTGSANTQHSSFGLSNSEITGQAGKFEFSQDHNDTKTAESATGSSSNFDWMQDNQWQGSDDKATGIVTTNEASDEFDAWNDFTGSAISQNPSSGVSDSAITAQTRKSEVTADLNDMKTEEGTNASSCRSFDRMQDDQWQVSNNKTTVTRTTNDIDSFDVWNDFTSLASTQDHSSNVWKQTVNPTSAEMTSETNLLSSSNSSHDKDFSGFSQHDLFSGQFGSSLPVTSSNRVDEVDITRGNSGDVSSAGGSKDGVEMLLSQMHDLSFMLENNLSIPPK; this is encoded by the exons ATGGCGTGCGAGATGCCATTGGATCTGATAAAGCACCTACGAATACTTCTCCGCAGAGAGGCCAATCTCTCGTGGTACGACCCCGAGAAGGAGGAAAATCTCGCGCTCCCAAAGCTCCCTTCGGTGGCCGAAACCATAGCGAAGCTCGATCCCTCGCCGAATTACCTTCGCTGCAAGAATTGCAACGGAAAACTCATCCGCGACTTGCAATCTTCAATATGCGTTTTTTGCGGCACGAATTCCCAGAACGAACTCCCTCCCGAACCCATCAAATTCAAGAGCACCATTGGATATCGGTGGCTACTCGAGTCGCTTCAACTCGATGGATCG GACATGGTGGCACCAGTAGTGGATGAAAatgaatggaagagggggaggAGTGAATTGAAAGATGAGATTCCCTTATCTGAATTGCTAGATCTGGAAATTAGATGGCCTTCTGAGGCCGAGAGAGCTCAGACAAGTACTTCGGATCTGGCCGCTCAGGGGAAGAGCTCATTGAATTTGGCTGGAGTTGATCTTGATAGTTTTTTCGACCGGAGGGAGTCTGATTCTGAAGTGTATGAACAGAACTTGGCTTCTGGAAGACAAGTTGGTGGTGCTTCAGATAAGAGTTTCCAGGCTAATGAAAATCTTAGTTTGTTTCAGAATGTCCAAGCTTTGGAAGCGGCTGCAGGGTCTGCAGAAAATCAGAGTGGTGATTCATTTTCCAGTTGGGAGACCAGCTTTATGTCTGCTAGTTCTGGTTCTGTTCATGAAATGCCCAAATCAGTTTATCATTCTAAAGTTGAATTGGATATGACATCTGGATTCTCGAAAGATTCTGTTGGTGTAAAGAAGAATGACGATTTCAATCCTTCAGCATCCACGGAAGACGATTATTTTCAGGGTGGATGGAGAACTTTCAACTCAGAGGTACATGGCCAGACTGGGAAATCAGAATCAATCATGGATCCTAGTGGTATAAAAACAGCAGAAAATGCTAATGGTTCTAGTAGAAATCTTGATTGGATGCAAGATGATCTATGGCAAGGGAGTGATAACAAGACAACTGATACTGTGCCTACTGCGGAAGATAAAGATTCATTTGATGAATGGAATGATTTTACTGGCTCAGGTAGCACACAAGATCCTTCTAGTACTATTTCCAACTCAAAGACAACTGCCCAGACTGGAAATGTTGGATATTCTGTTGATTTTAATGATACAAAAACATCACAGGATGCTAATAGCTCTTCTAACAAGGATTTTGACTGGATGCAAGATCAGTGGCAAGATAACAATAACAAGACAACAAATGCCATCAGTGGTAACGAAGCTGCTGACGCATTTGATGCATGGAACAATTTCACTGGCTCAGCCAATACACAACATTCGTCCTTTGGTTTATCCAACTCAGAGATAACTGGCCAGGCtggtaaatttgaattttcccaGGATCATAATGATACAAAAACAGCTGAAAGTGCTACCGGTTCTTCAAGTAATTTTGACTGGATGCAAGATAACCAATGGCAGGGGAGCGATGACAAGGCAACTGGTATTGTGACTACTAATGAAGCATCTGATGAATTTGATGCATGGAATGATTTTACTGGCTCAGCTATTTCACAAAATCCTTCCAGTGGTGTTTCCGATTCTGCGATTACTGCCCAGACTCGGAAGTCTGAAGTTACTGCTGATCTTAATGACATGAAAACAGAAGAGGGTACCAATGCTTCTTCTTGCAGAAGTTTTGATCGGATGCAAGATGACCAATGGCAAGTTAGCAATAATAAAACAACTGTTACCAGGACTACTAATGATATTGATTCATTTGATGTTTGGAATGACTTTACTAGCTTGGCCAGTACACAAGATCATTCCAGCAATGTTTGGAAACAAACAGTAAACCCGACTTCAGCAGAAATGACCTCTGAAACGAATTTACTCAGTTCGTCAAACAGCTCACATGATAAAgattttagtggattttcacAGCATGATCTATTTTCAGGACAGTTTGGTAGTTCACTTCCAGTTACTTCTTCCAACAG GGTGGATGAAGTGGATATCACTAGAGGAAACTCTGGAGATGTTTCCAGTGCAGGTGGGTCAAAAGATGGCGTAGAGATGCTGCTGTCACAGATGCATGATCTCTCCTTTATGCTTGAGAACAATCTTTCAATTCCCCCAAAGTAA